From Paenarthrobacter sp. A20:
CGCCTGCACCGGCGCCAACGGTGGAGGCGCCACGCCCAGCGGTGACCCAGGCCCCGGTGAAGGTGGCACCCCAACCGGCCAGTCCGGCGTCGAGCCCGTCCGACGCAGCCCAGACCCCCGAGGCCACCGTGGCGTCAGCGACGCCGTCGGCTGCTCCGAGCGCCAGTGCCACCTCCGCCAGCCCAAGTCCGTCGAAGTCCTCCAACTGGAACACCCCGGTGGACAAGGGCAAGGAAACACAGGCCGCCGTGTTGGCCGGCAATTCCATCGAGGGGCCCAACATGCTGGGCCTGTTTGGCATTCTGGGCGGCGTGCTGATTGTGGGACTGGGAGGCCTGGCGTTCGCGCTGTGGAGCAAGAACCGGCTCTCGTCGCACTAGCGGCACCGCAATAATGTCGTTGGCTTGCGGCAAGATAGACGTGTGAGCACACCAGAAACTGCGAATCCGGTAGAAACCACAGGTGAAGAGGCGGCTGCCGCCGTCGTGGAAGCAGAGGGCACTCCGCCTGCGGAGTCGTTGCGCGATGAGTACGAGCAACTGGCCGACCTCGTCCGCAAGTACCGGTATGCCTATTACCAGGAAGACTCACCCACGGTATCCGATGCCGAATTTGATGAACTGTACCGGCGTCTGGAGGAGCTGGAAGCCCTTCACCCGGAACTTGTCTCGAATGACTCTCCCACGCAGGAAGTAGGCGGCGAAGTCTCCTCGGCGTTCGCTGCCGTGGAGCACTTGCAGCGGATGTACAGCCTGGATGACGTCTTTTCATTGGACGAGCTCGAAGCCTGGGTCCGGAAGGCAGAAGCATCTGTGGCGAAGCTCGGAGATTCCGTCCCGCCCATCGCCTGGCTGACGGAGTTGAAGATCGACGGCCTTGCCGTGAACCTGCTTTACCGGGACGGCAAACTGGTCCGCGCGGCCACCCGCGGCGATGGCACCACTGGCGAAGACATCACCCACAACGTCCTGACCATCAAAGAGATCCCCAGGGAACTCAGCGGGTCCGGATACCCGTCGGAGGTGGAGATCCGGGGTGAGGTGTTCATCCCCTCCAAGGCATTCGTTGCGTTCAACGAGACCCTCGTGGCCGCAGGCAAAGCCCCCCTCGCCAACCCCCGCAATGCAGCAGCCGGCTCCTTGCGCCAGAAGGACCCGGCAGAAACTGCCAAACGGCCGTTGAGCATGTACGTCCACGGCATCGGCGCCCGCGAAGGACTCGAGGCCAAGAGCCAGTCCGAAACGTACAAGCTCCTGGAAGCATGGGGCCTGCCGACCAGCCCGTACCTTAAGGTCCTGGACTCCTTTGAAAAGGTCCTTGAGTTCATCGGGCACTACGGCGAGCACCGGCACGACCTCGCGCATGAGATCGACGGCATCGTGGTCAAGATCGACGACTTCGCCACCCAGCGGGCCCTCGGCTACACCTCCCGGGTCCCCAGATGGGCTGCTGCGTACAAGTACCCCCCGGAAGAAGTCCACACCAAACTTCTGGACATCGCCGTCAACGTTGGCCGCACCGGCCGTGTGACTCCTTTCGGTTTGATGGAACCCGTGAAAGTGGCAGGCTCCACGGTGGGCATGGCTACGCTGCACAACCAGGACGTGGTCAAGGCCAAGGGCGTCATGATCGGGGACATCGTGATCCTTCGTAAGGCCGGCGATGTCATCCCCGAAATCGTGGGCCCCGTGCTGGCCTTGCGCGACAAGCAGGTCCCACCGGTCCGGGAATTTGTGATGCCCACCGAATGCCCCTCCTGCGGCACCCCGCTGGCGCCGGCCAAGGAAGGCGATGTGGACATCCGCTGCCCCAACGCGAAGTCGTGCCCGTCTCAATTGCGTGAGCGTGTGTTCCACCTCGCGGGCCGTGGTGCTTTCGATATTGAAGCTTTGGGGTGGGAAGCAGCCATCGCACTCACTCAGCCCGCCGAGCCTGTGACGCCACCGCTGACCAGCGAGGCGGGACTCTTCAGCCTGACGCGCGAGGACCTGGCTGACGTGCTGATCCGTAGGGAGAAGCGTTCCAAGGGTGTGGGTACGGGTGAGTACGAACTTGTTCCGTACTTTTACACCAAGGGCACGGCCAAGTCCCCGTCCAAGCCAACGGCAACCACTGAGAAACTGTTCGGGGAGTTGGAGAAAGCCAAGAAGCAGCCGCTTTGGCGTGTCCTGGTAGCGCTCTCCATCAGGCATGTGGGCCCAACCGCTTCGCGGGCATTGGCCACGGCTTTCGGGAGCATGGATGCCATCCGCAACGCCACGGAAGACCAGATGGCCCACGTCGATGGAGTTGGCCCCACCATTGCGGTCGCCCTGAAAGAGTGGTTCGCCGTGGACTGGCACAACGAGATCGTGGACAACTGGGCTGCCGCCGGTGTGCGGATGGAGGACGAGCGGGACACCTCCATGCCCCGGACACTGGAGGGTCTCACCATCGTTGTCACCGGTACTTTGCCCACCTACAGCCGCGACGAAGCCAAGGAAGCCATCATCATCCGTGGCGGGAAGGCGTCAGGCTCTGTTTCCAAGAAGACCAGCTACCTGGTGGCCGGCGAAAGCGCAGGAACCAAGCTGGACAAGGCGGAGCAGCTCGGAGTTCCCGTGCTGGACGAGGACGGGTTCCGTGAACTCCTTGCCAATGGGCCCGCAAAGGCTGAGGCGGACACTGAAGCAGCACCCGAAGCGGACGCTGCCGAGGCGGTCTCCGAATGACGGACGTGACGGAGCTGTTGGCCGTAGCTCAACGTGCGGCCGCGGCGGGGGCTGCAGTGCTCGCGCAGAGGTCCGTCGGCGGCACCGGCGGCGATGGCCTGGAAACCAGCAATAAGGGCGAGGCCGGAGACTGGGTCACGGCCTTTGATGTCGCGGCGGAGAATGCGGTCCGCGACGCCATCCTTGCAGAGCGTCTCCACGACACCATCACGGGGGAGGAGCACGGCACCACGAGGCCCGAACAGCCTTCGGGTTACCGCTGGTCCATCGATCCCCTTGACGGGACCACCAATTTCATCCGCAACATCGTCTACTACGCCACCTCTGTTGCGGTAGCGGATTCCGACGGCGTCTGGTTGGCCGGCGTCGTTCACGCGCCTGCGCTGGGGCGCGTCTATTCGGCGGCCCGCGGTCAAGGAGCCTGGTTGGAAGCGGCCGGAGAGACCGCACGGCTGGCCGGACCGGTCCCGGGTCGCAAAGGACTCATCCTGGCCACGGGATTCAGTTATGACCCCGCGACCCGGGCGAGCCAATCTGCCGGCTTGGCCGAGCTCATGGAAGGCTTTGCCGATGTTCGGCGCCTGGGGTCCGCTGCGCTGGATCTCTGCCTGGTGGCAGATGGAACCTTCGATGCCTACGGCGAACGCGGACTCAACGAGCACGACTTCTCCGCCGGTGCACTGATCGCTGAAGAGGCTGGTTGCTGGGTACGCCGGCCGCGCCTTGAGAGCCCCCTCGACGGCGGACCCACCGCCGAGGACCGCCTTGCATCGTGGATGTGTGCCGGCACCTTGGAACTGTCCGGCAAATTCCCGCTGTAATCATCAAACCGTGATCACAACGCTCGCCATCGCCAATTACCGGTCCGTCCGGGACCTCACCATGGAATTGCATGGCTTGGACGTCGTGACCGGGGCGAACGGGAGCGGCAAGTCCTCGCTCTACCGGGCCTTGAGGCTGCTGGCGGAGTGTGCCGGAGGCGATTCCGGCAATGTGGTGGGCTCATTGGCCCGGGACGGTGGTCTGGCTTCCACGCTTTGGGCTGGACCCGAGTCCATCAGCGAGGCCATGCGCCGTGGTGACGTCCCTGTCCAGGGAACGGTCCGGCGGGAGTCCGTCAACCTGAAACTAGGGTATTCCGGCGACGACTTCGGGTACTTGGTTGATCTTGGCATGCCTTCCTCCAGCGGTGCCGGCTTTGATCAGGAAACCGGCCGGCCCCGCCCCTCGGCGTTCAGCCTGGATCCTGAAATTAAGCGGGAACAGATATTCTCCGGTCCCGTGGCAAGGCCGGGTTCCCTGTTGGTGGACCGCAAAGGGGGCCTCGCTAAGTTGCGGGGTCCGGATGGCGAGTGGACGGAGTTGTCCCGGCGGCTGGACACCTTCCAGAGCATGCTGACGGAAGTCTCGGACCAGGACAGGGCGCCTGAAGTGCTGCGGGTCCGGGACTCGGTACGTTCATGGCGTTTCTACGACCACTTCCGAACAGATACGGAGGCTCCCGCGCGGCAAGCGCAGCTCGGAACACGCACACCCGTACTGCACCACAGCGGCAAGGACCTCGCGGCCGCTCTGCAGACGCTGCGGGAAGTGGGCTTCGAACGGCAGTTGGATGCCGCCGTCGATCATGCTTTTCCCGGGAGCCGGCTGGAGATCGCGGTCAACGACGGCCGCTTCAGTGTCGAGTTGCGGCAGCCTGGCATGCTGCGGCCCATGAAGGCTGCCGAGCTCTCGGATGGGACGCTGCGCTTCCTCCTGCTGACCGCAGCGTTGCTGACGCCGCGGCCCCCGGAGCTCATGGTCCTCAACGAGCCGGAGACCAGCCTCCACGTTGACCTGATGCCGGCACTGGCCGGACTGATTGTCCAGGCCAGTGCCAACAGCCAGATGATCGTGGTGACCCACTCGGAGGCCTTGCTCAAAGCACTCCGGGAGAGCGGAGCCGCGCATGAGAATGAGCTTTACAAGGAGGTGGGCGAGACCCGGATCAGGGGCCTCGGCTCACTGGAAGGTCCGCTGTGGAGCTGGCCCAAGCGCTGATCGCGCCCTCAGAACGCCGATCCGATGGACGTGAGCTGCTGAGCCGTGGAACCGGCGAAGCGATTCTGGGGGCGTGCCAGGCCGTAATGTCCGCGGAGGGTGGACTCGGTGTACTCCGTGCGGAACAGTCCGCGTTGCTGGAGGATCGGCACCACGTGGTCCACGAAGATCTCCAGTCCCGAAGGGAGGACCGGAGGCATGATGTTGAAGCCATCTGCGGCACCGGCGAAGAACCAGTCCTGGATGGCGTCGGCAACCTGCTCGGGTGTTCCGGAGAAGGTGCGGTGCCCGCGTCCTCCGCCCAAGCGGCCGATCAGCTGGCGAACAGTGAGTTGCTCCCGGCGGGCCAGCTCCACGATCAGCGTGTAGCGGCTCTTGGCACCCTCGATATCGTCCTCTGAGGGCAGGTCCGCAGGCAGTTGGCGGTCCAGCGGGAGGTCTTCGGGCTTCAAACGCAGGGTCTTGGCCAACTGTTCCCGGGCGTATTCAGGTTTGATGAGTTCGTCGAGTTCCCGCTCAAGGGTGAGCGCTTCGGCTTCCGTGGAACCGATGACCGGGACGATGCCCGGCAGGATCTTGATGCCTTCCGGGTCGCGGCCCACGGCTGCGGTACGTGCCTTCAGGTCTGAATAGAACGCCTGGGCGTCGGCCAACGTCTGGTGTGCGGTGAAGACGGCTTCGGCATACTGCGCCGCCAGCTTCTTGCCGTCCTCCGAAGAGCCGGCCTGCACAATCAGCGGGTGGCCCTGGGGTGAGCGGGGGACATTGAGGGGGCCACGAACGCGGAAGTGCTTGCCCTCATGCTCAATCGCACGGATTTTGTTGTCGTCGCCCCAAACGCCCTCGGCCTTGTCCGCGAGGACGGCGTCATCGTCCCAGCTGTCCCAGAGCTTCTGCGCAACCTCGATGAACTCGGCTGCCCGCTCGTAGCGGACGGCGTGGGCGGGCTGGTCATCCACGCCGAAGTTGCGTGCTGCGTCCGGTCCCGCCGTGGTGACGACGTTCCAGCCTGCGCGGCCACCGCTGACCCAGTCGACGGATGCGAAGCGGCGGGCCAGGTTGAAGGGGTCGTTGTAGGTGGTGGAGGCAGTCGCGATCAGGCCGATCTTCTGCGTTGCCGCAGCAATGGCGGTCAGCAGTACCGTGGGCTCCAGCTTGCCGGCCGGGCGGCGGCCCACCTCGCCGAAGAGGACCGGGGAGTCCGCGAAGAAGATGGAGTCCAGCTTCCCGCGTTCGGCCGTGCGGGCCAGGTGCTGGTAGTGCTCCACCTTGGTGGAGGACAGAGGATCACTTTCGGGCAGGCGCCACGAGGCTTCGTGATGGCCGGTGCTCATGAGGAAGGCGTTGAGGTGGAGGTGGCGATCTGGCGGGGTCATGGTTCTCCTCGGTCAAGGGTGGTCGGGGGCTGATGTGTGGCAACTCAAGCACGCCTCCGAAGGCCCGCGCCAGCGTTTCGACATGTGCCCGCAACAGCACGAAACCGGGGTTCACCCCAAGCAACGGAACTCCATCCGACGCCACGGGAGGCAACACAAAAAGCAGCCCGCCAGTACCGTACGTGGGCAGCGCGAGGCAACCAGCCGGCGTCGTGGGTTCCGAACGTGACTGATAGTTCCATCACGGAAAGGGGCTTTTGGCGCTGTGCGCACGTGCGGCGCGACTACCATTGGTAGGTGCTTTCGCCGATTACCGTCCGTCCCGCCCTGCCCGAAGACTACGACGCCGTTGCCCGCATTACGCAGGAGTCCTACGTCACCGCGGGGTACTACGGCGACGCCGACCACCCGTACCTGCAGAAGCTCCAGGACGTGGCCGGCCGCGCGGAGCACGCTGAGATCCTGGTGGCGGAGCGCAACGGCGAAGTTATCGGCTCTGTGACGGCAGCTCCTGCCGGTGGCGGCTTCTCGGACATCGGCCTCGACGACGAGCTGGAACTCCGTACCCTGGTGGTGGATCCGGCAGTCCAGCGCTCCGGCGCGGGCCGTGCGTTGGTGCAGGCCGTCGTCGACCAAGCCAAGGCCATGGACGGCATCAAGGCTGTGTCCCTGACGACGGGCGCCACGTGGGAAAGCGCCAACGCCCTGTACGCACGTACGGGCTTTGACCGCGCGCCGCACCGTGACTGGTTTGTCCCGGGCACCGACATAAAGCTGTTCGTTTACCGGCTGGACCTCCCACAGTCATAAAGTTTCCTTCGTAAACGCCGGTCACCGGACCGCGCGAAGCGACAGGAAAGGCGCGGCATGCGCAAGACATTCGGCACGGGTTCGGTCTGGGAACAGACCCTTGGTTACTCCCGCGCAGTCCAGGTGGATAACACCCTCTTCATTTCAGCTACGGCAGCCAGCGGGGTCGTTGATGGTCAACCGGGGATTGTTGGCGACGACTTCTACTCGCAGACCAAGTACATCCTGGAGAAGCTGGGTGCCGTTCTGGAGGAGGCTGGCTTCTCCTACGAGGACGTGGTCCAGTCCAAGTTGTACCTGACGGACATCAGCAAGTGGGAAGACGCCGGCCGTGCGCACGGTGAGGTCTTCGGCGAGATCCGTCCGACCCTGGCGCTGGTGCACGTCCTGCCGTTCCTGGACCCGGAAATGCTCGTCGAGATTGAGCTCGTGGCGCAGAAGCCCGCGTAACGCCCCCTGCCGTAGCGCCCCCAACTTTGTAGCAGCAAACGCCCTTCTGAGCCCTCAAAAGGGCGTTTGCTGCTACTTACTTGGGCTAGCCCGGGACACCGTAGC
This genomic window contains:
- a CDS encoding LLM class flavin-dependent oxidoreductase; protein product: MTPPDRHLHLNAFLMSTGHHEASWRLPESDPLSSTKVEHYQHLARTAERGKLDSIFFADSPVLFGEVGRRPAGKLEPTVLLTAIAAATQKIGLIATASTTYNDPFNLARRFASVDWVSGGRAGWNVVTTAGPDAARNFGVDDQPAHAVRYERAAEFIEVAQKLWDSWDDDAVLADKAEGVWGDDNKIRAIEHEGKHFRVRGPLNVPRSPQGHPLIVQAGSSEDGKKLAAQYAEAVFTAHQTLADAQAFYSDLKARTAAVGRDPEGIKILPGIVPVIGSTEAEALTLERELDELIKPEYAREQLAKTLRLKPEDLPLDRQLPADLPSEDDIEGAKSRYTLIVELARREQLTVRQLIGRLGGGRGHRTFSGTPEQVADAIQDWFFAGAADGFNIMPPVLPSGLEIFVDHVVPILQQRGLFRTEYTESTLRGHYGLARPQNRFAGSTAQQLTSIGSAF
- the ligA gene encoding NAD-dependent DNA ligase LigA gives rise to the protein MSTPETANPVETTGEEAAAAVVEAEGTPPAESLRDEYEQLADLVRKYRYAYYQEDSPTVSDAEFDELYRRLEELEALHPELVSNDSPTQEVGGEVSSAFAAVEHLQRMYSLDDVFSLDELEAWVRKAEASVAKLGDSVPPIAWLTELKIDGLAVNLLYRDGKLVRAATRGDGTTGEDITHNVLTIKEIPRELSGSGYPSEVEIRGEVFIPSKAFVAFNETLVAAGKAPLANPRNAAAGSLRQKDPAETAKRPLSMYVHGIGAREGLEAKSQSETYKLLEAWGLPTSPYLKVLDSFEKVLEFIGHYGEHRHDLAHEIDGIVVKIDDFATQRALGYTSRVPRWAAAYKYPPEEVHTKLLDIAVNVGRTGRVTPFGLMEPVKVAGSTVGMATLHNQDVVKAKGVMIGDIVILRKAGDVIPEIVGPVLALRDKQVPPVREFVMPTECPSCGTPLAPAKEGDVDIRCPNAKSCPSQLRERVFHLAGRGAFDIEALGWEAAIALTQPAEPVTPPLTSEAGLFSLTREDLADVLIRREKRSKGVGTGEYELVPYFYTKGTAKSPSKPTATTEKLFGELEKAKKQPLWRVLVALSIRHVGPTASRALATAFGSMDAIRNATEDQMAHVDGVGPTIAVALKEWFAVDWHNEIVDNWAAAGVRMEDERDTSMPRTLEGLTIVVTGTLPTYSRDEAKEAIIIRGGKASGSVSKKTSYLVAGESAGTKLDKAEQLGVPVLDEDGFRELLANGPAKAEADTEAAPEADAAEAVSE
- a CDS encoding GNAT family N-acetyltransferase, which codes for MLSPITVRPALPEDYDAVARITQESYVTAGYYGDADHPYLQKLQDVAGRAEHAEILVAERNGEVIGSVTAAPAGGGFSDIGLDDELELRTLVVDPAVQRSGAGRALVQAVVDQAKAMDGIKAVSLTTGATWESANALYARTGFDRAPHRDWFVPGTDIKLFVYRLDLPQS
- a CDS encoding inositol monophosphatase family protein, which gives rise to MTDVTELLAVAQRAAAAGAAVLAQRSVGGTGGDGLETSNKGEAGDWVTAFDVAAENAVRDAILAERLHDTITGEEHGTTRPEQPSGYRWSIDPLDGTTNFIRNIVYYATSVAVADSDGVWLAGVVHAPALGRVYSAARGQGAWLEAAGETARLAGPVPGRKGLILATGFSYDPATRASQSAGLAELMEGFADVRRLGSAALDLCLVADGTFDAYGERGLNEHDFSAGALIAEEAGCWVRRPRLESPLDGGPTAEDRLASWMCAGTLELSGKFPL
- a CDS encoding AAA family ATPase, with protein sequence MITTLAIANYRSVRDLTMELHGLDVVTGANGSGKSSLYRALRLLAECAGGDSGNVVGSLARDGGLASTLWAGPESISEAMRRGDVPVQGTVRRESVNLKLGYSGDDFGYLVDLGMPSSSGAGFDQETGRPRPSAFSLDPEIKREQIFSGPVARPGSLLVDRKGGLAKLRGPDGEWTELSRRLDTFQSMLTEVSDQDRAPEVLRVRDSVRSWRFYDHFRTDTEAPARQAQLGTRTPVLHHSGKDLAAALQTLREVGFERQLDAAVDHAFPGSRLEIAVNDGRFSVELRQPGMLRPMKAAELSDGTLRFLLLTAALLTPRPPELMVLNEPETSLHVDLMPALAGLIVQASANSQMIVVTHSEALLKALRESGAAHENELYKEVGETRIRGLGSLEGPLWSWPKR
- a CDS encoding RidA family protein, whose amino-acid sequence is MRKTFGTGSVWEQTLGYSRAVQVDNTLFISATAASGVVDGQPGIVGDDFYSQTKYILEKLGAVLEEAGFSYEDVVQSKLYLTDISKWEDAGRAHGEVFGEIRPTLALVHVLPFLDPEMLVEIELVAQKPA